A single region of the Microlunatus panaciterrae genome encodes:
- a CDS encoding UvrD-helicase domain-containing protein produces MSAPSASPRPATPFDVCGPLPHGTTVLEASAGTGKTYTIAALAARYIAEGRVRLDQLMLITFGRMATNELRMRVRERLVRVDTDLAPGRPPADDPVSRLLADGTPAEVAERRANIARALADFDAATIATTHEFCQQMLAGLGVLGDREPDAVFVDNLTDLTREVASDTYLRGFASDTRVPPFTFDQALTIAERAVGAPHAELVPQDDQGVAGVRVRFGQAVRAEVRRRKERARLFTYDDMLTRLQQVLAEPRHGAAAAQRLRDRYRIVLVDEFQDTDPIQWDILRRAFHGHSTLILIGDPKQAIYAFRGADVFSYLDAVREAGTLATLDTNWRSDAALVDAFDVLLGEAALGDAAITVRPVQAANVHRRLVLPRSDPSPGAGDPGDQGTLSPAPVRIRVLSRDRAARKLPSVGSVRPRIAADLVADVSRLLSAGAVLELPNIDRRSGRAHPAGSRPLNPSDIAVLVRRNSSGEQIRAALAAAGIPAVLMGAGSVFSSTLAQEWLTLLTALEQPRQANVRKASLTCFFGWSFARLAEADDEELTELSQTIRLWAKILSRHGVAALLEAITSHTRLAERLLGEVGGERRLTDLRHIGQSLHAAMVSTSLGVNALVAWLRQRMEEAQVNSLNDRTRRLETDADAVQILTVHRSKGLEFPVVYLPEAWDRHVGDDDGQPLSLHQPVTATATAPAGAERCVLDLGGRSGPGRSERLGRYRHEDAGEELRLLYVALTRAQCQVVTWWAPTRNTPSSSLQRFLFGPRRAGVEPALTYEVDDEPFTLRHLAPPLFSVEELVPRDPVTWQPPVDGTLRLQARRLTRQLDVDWRRTSYSALTAAAHGVDLSIAGVGSEAEAAKEDDESPVAEVLAEGLGLAPQPSPASPGASPFAVVSPMNDLPSGAQFGTVVHAVLERIDPTSPDLSAEVATAVAEQLGRGPSGPLTVEALTEALLPSLRTPLGPLADGLRLCDIATTDRLAELDFEFPLAGGEHPTTELRLGQIVPLLRRHLGSTDPLADYPDRIAHPLLADQSLRGYLNGSIDAVLRLGQTQQAPRYVVVDYKTNWLGDFGAEPLTLGHYAPPLLSQAMMQAHYPLQALLYSVAVHRFLRWRQPGYDPAVHLGGVLYLFLRGMGGPDTPMVDAVPCGVFSWLPPPALVTELSDLLDRGAPQPEVHR; encoded by the coding sequence GTGAGCGCGCCCAGCGCGAGTCCGCGGCCGGCCACCCCGTTCGATGTCTGCGGTCCGCTGCCCCACGGCACCACTGTGCTCGAGGCCAGTGCGGGAACCGGCAAGACCTACACCATCGCCGCCCTCGCTGCGCGCTACATCGCCGAGGGCAGGGTGCGGCTCGACCAGCTGATGCTGATCACGTTCGGCCGGATGGCGACCAACGAATTGCGGATGCGGGTCCGCGAGCGGTTGGTCCGGGTGGACACTGACCTCGCCCCCGGCCGGCCGCCCGCCGATGACCCGGTCTCGCGGCTGCTCGCCGACGGCACCCCGGCCGAGGTGGCCGAACGCCGGGCCAACATCGCACGGGCGCTGGCCGACTTCGACGCTGCGACGATCGCCACCACCCACGAGTTCTGCCAGCAGATGCTGGCCGGTCTCGGCGTATTGGGTGACCGTGAGCCGGACGCCGTATTCGTGGACAACCTGACCGACCTCACCCGCGAGGTCGCCTCCGACACCTACCTGCGCGGCTTCGCCAGTGACACCCGGGTGCCGCCGTTCACCTTCGACCAGGCACTGACGATTGCCGAGCGGGCGGTGGGTGCGCCGCACGCCGAGCTCGTTCCGCAGGACGACCAGGGGGTCGCAGGCGTACGGGTGCGGTTCGGCCAGGCGGTCCGCGCGGAGGTCCGACGACGCAAGGAGCGGGCCCGCCTCTTCACCTACGACGACATGCTGACCCGGCTGCAGCAGGTGCTGGCCGAGCCGAGGCACGGTGCCGCCGCGGCCCAGCGGCTGCGCGACCGGTACCGCATCGTCCTAGTGGACGAGTTCCAGGACACCGACCCGATCCAGTGGGACATCCTGCGTCGCGCCTTCCATGGCCACTCGACCCTGATCCTGATCGGTGACCCCAAGCAGGCGATCTACGCGTTCCGTGGCGCAGACGTGTTCAGCTATCTCGATGCGGTCCGCGAAGCCGGCACACTGGCGACGCTGGACACCAACTGGCGCAGCGACGCCGCGTTGGTGGACGCCTTCGACGTGCTGCTGGGCGAGGCAGCCCTCGGCGATGCCGCCATCACGGTACGGCCGGTGCAGGCGGCCAACGTGCACCGCCGGCTGGTCCTCCCCCGGTCCGATCCGAGCCCCGGGGCTGGTGACCCGGGCGACCAGGGCACGCTCAGCCCGGCGCCGGTCCGGATCCGGGTGCTGTCCCGCGACCGGGCAGCCCGCAAGCTGCCTTCGGTGGGTTCCGTTCGCCCCCGGATCGCCGCCGACCTGGTTGCCGACGTCAGCAGGCTGCTGTCGGCGGGCGCCGTCCTCGAGCTGCCCAACATCGACCGGCGGTCCGGTCGCGCCCACCCGGCCGGCAGCCGGCCGCTGAACCCCTCCGACATTGCCGTGCTGGTGCGCAGGAACAGCAGCGGGGAGCAGATCCGGGCCGCACTGGCCGCGGCCGGCATCCCGGCCGTCCTGATGGGTGCGGGCAGCGTGTTCAGCTCCACCCTCGCCCAGGAGTGGCTGACATTGCTGACAGCCCTCGAACAGCCCCGGCAGGCCAACGTCCGCAAGGCCTCGCTCACCTGCTTCTTCGGCTGGTCGTTCGCCCGGCTCGCCGAGGCCGACGATGAGGAGCTCACCGAGCTGAGCCAGACCATCCGGCTCTGGGCGAAGATCCTGAGCCGCCACGGAGTAGCGGCGCTGCTGGAGGCCATCACGAGCCACACCCGACTGGCCGAACGGCTGCTCGGCGAGGTCGGCGGTGAGCGTCGGCTCACCGACCTACGGCACATCGGTCAGAGCCTGCATGCAGCGATGGTCTCGACCTCGCTCGGCGTCAACGCCCTGGTGGCCTGGCTCCGGCAACGGATGGAGGAGGCCCAGGTCAACTCGCTCAACGACCGGACCCGTCGGCTCGAGACCGACGCCGACGCGGTCCAGATCCTGACAGTGCACCGCAGCAAGGGGCTCGAGTTCCCGGTCGTCTATCTGCCCGAGGCCTGGGATCGGCATGTCGGCGACGACGACGGCCAGCCGCTGTCCCTGCACCAGCCGGTCACCGCCACGGCGACAGCGCCGGCCGGCGCCGAACGCTGTGTCCTCGACCTGGGCGGTCGGAGCGGTCCTGGCCGCTCGGAGCGGCTCGGCCGTTACCGGCACGAGGATGCCGGCGAGGAGCTGCGGCTGCTGTATGTGGCCCTGACCCGAGCGCAGTGCCAGGTGGTCACCTGGTGGGCGCCCACCAGGAACACGCCCAGCTCCTCACTGCAGCGGTTCCTATTCGGGCCGCGGCGGGCCGGCGTCGAGCCGGCGCTGACGTACGAGGTCGACGACGAGCCGTTCACGCTGCGCCACCTGGCACCCCCGCTCTTCTCGGTCGAGGAGCTGGTGCCACGCGACCCGGTGACCTGGCAGCCGCCGGTCGACGGCACCCTGCGGTTGCAGGCCAGGCGGCTGACACGACAGCTCGATGTCGACTGGAGACGCACGTCGTACTCGGCCCTGACCGCAGCAGCGCACGGCGTCGACCTGAGCATCGCCGGCGTCGGCAGCGAGGCAGAGGCCGCCAAGGAGGACGACGAGTCGCCGGTCGCCGAGGTGCTGGCGGAGGGCCTGGGCCTGGCGCCACAACCTTCCCCTGCATCCCCGGGCGCCTCCCCGTTCGCCGTCGTGTCGCCGATGAACGACCTGCCGAGCGGTGCCCAGTTCGGCACCGTGGTGCATGCCGTGCTGGAACGCATCGACCCGACCAGTCCGGACCTGTCGGCCGAGGTCGCCACGGCCGTGGCCGAACAGCTCGGCCGTGGACCGTCCGGGCCACTCACCGTCGAGGCCCTCACCGAGGCGCTGCTGCCGTCGCTGCGGACGCCGCTGGGGCCGCTCGCCGACGGCCTCAGGCTCTGCGACATCGCCACCACCGACCGGTTGGCCGAGCTCGACTTCGAGTTCCCGCTCGCCGGCGGCGAACACCCGACCACCGAGCTGAGACTCGGGCAGATCGTCCCGCTGCTGCGCCGCCACCTCGGTTCCACCGACCCGCTGGCCGACTATCCCGACCGGATCGCGCACCCGCTGCTCGCCGACCAGTCGCTGCGCGGCTACCTCAACGGCAGCATCGATGCGGTGCTGCGGCTCGGCCAGACGCAGCAGGCGCCGCGCTATGTCGTCGTGGACTACAAGACGAACTGGCTGGGCGACTTCGGTGCTGAGCCGCTGACCCTGGGGCACTACGCGCCGCCACTGCTCTCGCAGGCCATGATGCAGGCCCACTACCCGCTGCAGGCGCTGCTCTACTCGGTCGCGGTGCACCGCTTCCTGCGCTGGCGGCAGCCTGGGTACGACCCGGCCGTGCATCTCGGCGGAGTGCTCTACCTCTTCCTGCGCGGCATGGGCGGCCCTGACACCCCGATGGTCGACGCGGTGCCCTGCGGAGTGTTCAGCTGGCTGCCGCCACCGGCCCTGGTGACCGAGCTGTCGGATCTGCTGGATCGGGGCGCACCCCAGCCGGAGGTGCACCGATGA